In Euphorbia lathyris chromosome 10, ddEupLath1.1, whole genome shotgun sequence, a single genomic region encodes these proteins:
- the LOC136209988 gene encoding aquaporin NIP2-1-like codes for MHNSFQFSYWIFFMQVPFYGAAQITGSIYASFTLKVLLEPIKDVGTTSPSGSDVQALIMEMVVTFTMMFVTSAVATDTKAIGELAGIAVGSSVCITSILAGPVSGGSMNPARTLGPAIASGHYKSLWVYFVGPVVGTLLGAWSYNLIRVTDKAVQAISPRSFSLKVRRMRRNGEQATNNDPLDTL; via the exons ATGCATAATTCTTTTCAGTTCagttattggattttttttatgcaGGTACCATTTTATGGAGCAGCACAAATAACTGGATCAATATACGCTTCATTTACATTAAAAGTTTTACTTGAACCTATAAAAGATGTTGGGACTACTTCACCTTCTGGTTCAGATGTTCAAGCTCTCATAATGGAAATGGTTGTAACATTTACTATGATGTTTGTAACTTCAGCTGTTGCAACTGACACTAAGGCT ATAGGAGAGTTAGCAGGCATAGCAGTTGGTTCTTCTGTATGCATAACCTCCATCCTTGCCGG GCCAGTATCTGGAGGATCTATGAACCCAGCAAGGACACTCGGACCAGCAATTGCCAGTGGACACTACAAAAGTTTATGGGTCTACTTTGTTGGACCGGTGGTAGGAACATTGCTTGGAGCATGGtcttataatctaattagagtCACTGATAAAGCAGTCCAAGCAATTTCTCCTCGTTCTTTTTCACTCAAAGTTCGCAGAATGAGACGCAACGGTGAGCAAGCTACCAACAATGACCCTCTTGATACCCTGTGA